In one window of Nicotiana tabacum cultivar K326 chromosome 12, ASM71507v2, whole genome shotgun sequence DNA:
- the LOC107776505 gene encoding putative sugar phosphate/phosphate translocator At3g14410, which produces MADQRRKLMSEGVVTYAYILLYIALSSGQIFFNKYVVWLVKINFPYPLALTLLHMVFSSVLCFVLTKVLKIMKVEEGMTLDIYISSVIPIGAMFAMTLWLGNTAYLYISVSFAQMLKAIMPVAVFILGVAAGLEVMSCRMLLIMSVISFGVLVASYGEININWVGVIYQMGGVVGEALRLIFMEILVKRKGLKLNPISVMYYVSPCSALCLLVPWIFLEKPKMDEQLTWSFHPLVLTLNCICTFALNLSVFLVISHTSALTIRVAGVVKDWVVVLLSALLFVDTKLTLINLCGYAIAIAGVAAYNSHKLKKEASRVISDESRDALPLISSSTSNE; this is translated from the exons TATGTGGTTTGGCTAGTGAAAATAAATTTCCCGTATCCTCTTGCACTGACGCTACTTCACATGGTCTTCTCCTCAGTACTATGTTTTGTGCTTACCAAAGTTCTCAAG ATAATGAAGGTTGAGGAAGGAATGACTCTAGACAT ATACATTAGCTCAGTCATCCCAATTGGTGCTATGTTTGCTATGACACTTTGGCTTGGGAACACTGCTTACCTTTATATTTCTGTTTCATTTGCTCAGATGTTGAAAGCAATCA TGCCAGTAGCTGTCTTCATCCTTGGAGTTGCAGCTGGACTCGAAGTGATGAGCTGCAGGATGCTTCTCATAATGTCTGTAATCAGCTTTGGTGTACTAGTAGCTTCTTATGGAGAAATAAACATTAACTGGGTTGGTGTCATCTACCAAATGGGAGGGGTTGTTGGAGAAGCTTTGAGACTTATATTTATGGAGATTCTGGTAAAACGGAAGGGCCTCAAGCTAAACCCCATATCTGTCATGTACTATGTTAGCCCATGCAG TGCTCTTTGCCTTTTAGTTCCATGGATCTTCTTGGAGAAACCAAAGATGGATGAACAACTGACATGGAGCTTTCATCCTCTTGTTCTAACTCTAAATTGCATATGTACCTTTGCGCTGAATCTCTCTGTTTTCCTGGTGATCTCACATACAAGTGCCCTGACCATCCGTGTCGCTGGAGTTGTCAAAGATTGGGTGGTTGTACTGCTATCTGCACTACTTTTTGTTGATACGAAGCTGACACTTATTAATCTTTGTGGTTATGCTATTG CTATTGCAGGTGTAGCTGCATATAACAGTCACAAGTTAAAAAAGGAAGCTTCCCGAGTAATCTCAGATGAGTCTCGAGATGCTCTACCTTTAATTTCATCTTCAACGTCCAATGAGTAG